A window from Salmo trutta chromosome 29, fSalTru1.1, whole genome shotgun sequence encodes these proteins:
- the LOC115167735 gene encoding uncharacterized protein LOC115167735: protein MDGSDGVRKWTIGKHDPCQRNKTLLILREVGAGKTTLVNAMVNFAIRVKWEDTARFQITERFKDRETCWVHNPRTNSVTAYEIFGWEDAELPFSLTIIDTPGIEDRDGLRPLIKKLRMLQEEERVDHIDAVCHVVKAMQNRLTEHQRNIFDVFLSLLGKDMKDNIITLITHSDETRPDVLDIIMDYKLLGNKVPVHFTFNTHLFQTRNPVYDKIYETTWENGMKGMRGFFDKLNRMQHQRTKQTIEILVENLKLEDCFKQGRISEVVAICCTVCEMNCQPGTKLVNPTSAKSC from the coding sequence ATGGATGGGAGTGACGGAGTCAGGAAATGGACCATAGGAAAACACGACCCCTGCCAGAGGAACAAGACCCTGCTGATCCTAAGAGAGGTTGGGGCAGGGAAGACCACACTAGTCAACGCTATGGTCAACTTCGCCATCAGAGTTAAGTGGGAGGATACCGCCAGGTTCCAAATCACAGAGCGTTTCAAAGACAGAGAGACGTGCTGGGTTCACAATCCTAGAACCAATTCTGTGACAGCCTATGAGATCTTCGGCTGGGAGGACGCCGAGTTGCCTTTCTCTCTCACCATCATTGATACacctgggatagaggacagagatgGACTCAGACCTTTGATAAAGAAACTAAGAATGCtgcaggaagaggagagagtggacCACATCGACGCTGTCTGCCACGTGGTGAAGGCAATGCAGAATCGTCTGACAGAACATCAGAGAAACATCTTTGACGTGTTCCTGTCCCTCTTGGGCAAGGACATGAAAGACAACATCATCACCCTTATCACTCACTCTGACGAGACCAGACCGGATGTTCTCGACATCATCATGGACTACAAACTCCTAGGCAACAAGGTTCCGGTTCACTTCACATTCAACACTCACCTCTTTCAGACCAGAAACCCTGTCTATGACAAAATATATGAGACAACATGGGAAAACGGCATGAAAGGCATGAGAGGGTTCTTTGATAAGCTAAATAGAATGCAACACCAACGCACAAAGCAGACGATAGAGATATTGGTGGAAAACTTGAAGCTGGAGGATTGTTTCAAACAGGGAAGGATCTCAGAGGTGGTAGCAATCTGCTGCACAGTGTGTGAGATGAACTGCCAACCGGGTACGAAGCTTGTCAACCCTACTTCTGCCAAGTCATGTTAA